The following are from one region of the Anaerolineae bacterium genome:
- the murB gene encoding UDP-N-acetylmuramate dehydrogenase translates to MVRAELAGLLELEARLQTLGLAVRRDELMARHTTWRVGGPADLFVTVQSIDDLIHAVELAWTYELPCFVLGGGSNILVGDGGIRGLVVHNRACAISIEVAGQRFPLEKAPADMQEAVLYLESGAALPAAARRLIELGWDGLTWAADIPGTIGGAVVQNAGAFGECLADRVIEVEWMDPAGRLGAWLREECGFGYRSSRLRGRRDIIVLGLRMQVERREPAELRARHAELASLRRSRQPAGPSAGSVFCNPAGGYAGKLIEEAGLKGRRIGGAHISERHANFIVNDAGATAQDILRLIELVRESVRRTHGVELELEIELVGEFA, encoded by the coding sequence ATGGTCAGGGCTGAGCTGGCCGGCCTGCTGGAACTGGAGGCGAGACTGCAGACCCTAGGCCTGGCGGTGCGCCGCGATGAGCTAATGGCGCGGCACACCACCTGGCGTGTCGGGGGGCCGGCCGACCTGTTTGTGACCGTGCAGAGCATAGATGACCTGATCCATGCCGTCGAGCTGGCCTGGACGTATGAACTGCCCTGTTTTGTGCTGGGCGGCGGCTCCAATATCCTGGTCGGGGATGGGGGCATCCGTGGGTTGGTGGTGCACAATCGCGCCTGCGCGATAAGCATCGAGGTTGCCGGCCAGCGCTTCCCGCTGGAAAAGGCGCCGGCGGATATGCAGGAGGCGGTGCTGTACCTGGAGAGCGGCGCCGCCCTGCCGGCGGCGGCCCGCCGGCTTATCGAGTTGGGCTGGGACGGGCTGACCTGGGCGGCGGATATCCCGGGGACGATCGGCGGCGCCGTGGTGCAGAACGCCGGTGCCTTTGGAGAGTGCCTGGCCGACCGGGTTATTGAGGTGGAGTGGATGGACCCTGCCGGCCGGCTCGGCGCATGGTTGCGGGAGGAGTGCGGCTTTGGCTACCGCTCCAGCCGGCTGCGCGGCCGGCGGGATATCATTGTGCTGGGGCTTCGAATGCAGGTGGAACGCCGGGAGCCGGCGGAACTGCGGGCGCGGCATGCGGAGCTGGCGTCACTGCGGCGTTCCCGTCAGCCGGCCGGCCCAAGCGCTGGTTCGGTCTTCTGCAATCCCGCCGGCGGATATGCCGGCAAGCTGATTGAGGAGGCTGGGCTGAAGGGCCGGCGCATCGGGGGAGCGCATATTTCCGAGCGCCATGCCAATTTCATCGTGAATGATGCCGGCGCGACCGCCCAGGATATCCTGCGGCTGATCGAGCTGGTGCGCGAGAGCGTGCGGAGGACGCACGGCGTGGAGCTGGAGCTGGAAATCGAACTGGTGGGTGAGTTCGCATGA
- a CDS encoding FtsQ-type POTRA domain-containing protein: MTAARGTGHRTRTAAANAGRRPRAGARRSSRSQARGAMRNYSTTAAGTGRLRVHRLTRARWRFLLPKACAWVLLLAAAGLLAYMFISADFYVWDVEVEGARWVRGQDLLQAAGLEGLSIFYADPVAIARRLESLPQIARAEVSCDLPARVRVLVTERTPAAIWQNHEVQYWVDQEGVLFPRLGELENPLIIVEQDGPVRAAGDRVEARVVEAAGRLAELIPGVRIVGYSSTDGLFFDIPQGYRVLTRPERDMEVVAAALQALLDKLSREGISARVLDLRYESRAYWR, from the coding sequence ATGACCGCCGCGCGAGGGACCGGGCACAGGACAAGGACAGCGGCCGCGAACGCCGGCCGCCGGCCGCGTGCCGGCGCGCGCCGCTCCTCGCGCTCGCAGGCGCGCGGGGCCATGCGGAACTACAGCACCACCGCGGCCGGCACCGGGCGTCTGCGGGTACACCGGCTTACCAGGGCGCGTTGGCGGTTCCTCCTGCCGAAGGCCTGCGCCTGGGTCCTGCTGTTGGCGGCGGCCGGCCTGCTGGCATACATGTTCATCAGCGCGGACTTTTATGTCTGGGATGTGGAGGTGGAGGGGGCGCGCTGGGTGCGGGGACAGGACCTTCTGCAGGCGGCCGGCCTGGAGGGGCTGAGCATTTTCTACGCGGACCCGGTGGCCATCGCCCGCCGGCTGGAGTCCCTGCCGCAGATTGCGCGCGCCGAGGTGAGCTGTGACCTGCCGGCGCGGGTGCGGGTGCTGGTGACGGAGCGGACGCCGGCGGCCATCTGGCAGAATCACGAGGTGCAGTACTGGGTGGATCAGGAGGGGGTATTGTTTCCCCGGTTGGGGGAACTGGAGAACCCGCTGATCATCGTGGAGCAGGACGGGCCAGTGCGCGCCGCCGGCGACCGGGTGGAAGCGCGCGTGGTGGAGGCGGCTGGCCGGCTGGCCGAGCTGATACCTGGGGTGCGGATTGTGGGCTACAGCTCCACCGACGGGCTGTTCTTCGATATCCCGCAGGGGTACCGCGTGCTTACGCGCCCCGAGCGCGATATGGAAGTGGTCGCGGCCGCACTGCAGGCCCTGCTGGATAAGCTGTCCAGGGAAGGGATTTCGGCGCGGGTGCTGGATCTGCGGTACGAATCGCGCGCATACTGGCGGTAG
- the ftsA gene encoding cell division protein FtsA → MGTTKVCTLVAEALSGEELRVVGMGTVPARGMQKGSVVNVEEASQAIQASLAEAERMSGVKIEQAVVSLSGVQIASVNSRGSTIVSRSARGIGKDDVDRAMEAALGIALSASHELVHSVPRSFTVDGQDGIRNPIGMFGHRLEVEAHLVTAPASAMANLMKCVRAAGVQVEGVIFQALAAGEAILTPEERESGVVVVDIGGGTTDVAIFLEGSVWHSAVIGIGGQLITRDLVICLQMPAPAAEELKLRCGYADPSDVMEGEMVEIEGFGDQPRRSIPRKLLAEIIGDRVEQIFTRVGEEITRSGYAGLLPAGVVLCGGTAQLGGIRAVARRVLHMPVRVGTPRGVRGLMDVVTNPAYACGVGLLQWANRYGAHVDGRRRPGDEGTWRGWLREWVSRILPS, encoded by the coding sequence GTGGGAACCACAAAGGTGTGCACGCTGGTGGCGGAGGCGCTGTCGGGTGAAGAGCTGCGCGTCGTGGGCATGGGCACCGTGCCGGCGCGGGGCATGCAGAAAGGCTCCGTGGTGAACGTCGAGGAAGCCTCGCAGGCCATCCAGGCCTCGCTGGCTGAGGCAGAGCGCATGAGCGGGGTCAAGATCGAGCAGGCGGTGGTGAGCCTTTCCGGGGTGCAGATCGCCAGTGTCAACAGCCGCGGTTCCACCATCGTTTCCCGCTCCGCGCGCGGCATCGGCAAGGATGATGTGGACCGGGCGATGGAAGCCGCGCTGGGGATCGCCCTTTCGGCCTCGCATGAGCTGGTGCATTCGGTGCCGCGCAGTTTCACGGTGGATGGGCAGGACGGCATCCGCAATCCCATCGGGATGTTCGGGCATCGGTTGGAGGTGGAGGCGCACCTGGTGACGGCGCCGGCCAGCGCCATGGCGAACCTGATGAAGTGTGTGCGGGCGGCCGGCGTGCAGGTGGAGGGGGTCATCTTCCAGGCGCTGGCGGCCGGCGAGGCCATCCTCACCCCCGAAGAGCGCGAGAGCGGTGTGGTGGTAGTGGATATTGGCGGCGGCACGACCGATGTGGCTATCTTCCTGGAGGGGAGCGTATGGCACAGCGCGGTGATCGGCATCGGCGGTCAGCTCATCACGCGTGACCTGGTGATTTGTTTGCAGATGCCGGCGCCGGCGGCCGAGGAGCTCAAACTGCGCTGTGGCTATGCCGACCCGTCTGACGTGATGGAAGGCGAGATGGTGGAGATTGAGGGCTTCGGCGACCAACCGCGGCGCAGTATTCCCCGCAAACTGCTGGCGGAGATTATCGGCGACCGGGTGGAGCAGATCTTCACCCGTGTGGGGGAGGAGATCACGCGTTCGGGCTATGCCGGCCTTTTGCCGGCGGGCGTAGTGCTGTGCGGCGGCACGGCGCAGTTGGGGGGAATTCGGGCGGTGGCCCGTCGAGTGTTACATATGCCGGTCAGGGTGGGGACCCCGCGCGGGGTGCGCGGCTTGATGGATGTAGTGACGAACCCGGCCTATGCGTGTGGAGTGGGGTTACTGCAGTGGGCGAACCGGTATGGAGCGCATGTGGATGGGAGGAGAAGGCCGGGAGATGAGGGCACGTGGAGGGGATGGTTGAGAGAGTGGGTGAGCAGGATTTTGCCCAGCTAG
- a CDS encoding UDP-N-acetylmuramate--L-alanine ligase, whose amino-acid sequence MAVEVMRMGKVHFVGIGGTGLSAIAKVLLEQGEQVSGSDLQASALTAGLESLGAKVTIGHRAENVHGADVVVVSSAVHADNPEVQEARRLGIPVRKRAEFLGELLAGRRVIAVAGTHGKTTTTAMIAWMLTNAGLEPGFIVGGVTANLGTNARAGRSAYFVIEADEYDRMFWGLTPWLAVVTNIELDHVDCYPTLADVRQAYAAFLARTQGDGVWLICAESRTAMEAALEAEKQCAMGRPHMLTYGWGVADWRAKLAGGSPAGGQRFWAHWQGHSFGPIELRVPGNHNVLNALAAFAVGMQVGLDEGCILAALGSYAGVGRRFELKGEAGGVTVIDDYAHHPTEIHATLSAARGRFPGRRIWAVFQPHTYSRTKALLAEFAQSFGDADRVIVTDIYAAREVNDGSVHASQLVEMMRSDRAQYIGALADVRRYLVEHVAPGDVVITLGAGDGYRVGEELLAALREREVGHGQG is encoded by the coding sequence TTCGTCGGCATCGGGGGCACCGGCCTTTCGGCCATCGCCAAAGTCCTGCTGGAGCAGGGGGAGCAGGTGAGCGGCTCGGACCTGCAGGCCAGCGCGCTGACGGCCGGCCTGGAATCATTGGGCGCAAAGGTCACCATCGGGCACCGCGCCGAGAACGTACACGGGGCGGATGTGGTGGTCGTTTCATCGGCGGTACATGCTGACAACCCGGAGGTCCAGGAGGCCCGCCGGCTGGGCATCCCGGTGCGGAAACGGGCGGAGTTCCTGGGCGAACTGCTGGCCGGCCGGCGTGTCATCGCGGTGGCCGGCACGCACGGCAAGACCACCACTACCGCCATGATCGCCTGGATGCTGACGAACGCCGGCCTGGAACCCGGCTTTATCGTCGGCGGAGTGACGGCCAACCTGGGGACCAATGCACGGGCCGGCCGCAGTGCGTATTTCGTCATCGAGGCGGACGAATACGACCGCATGTTCTGGGGCCTGACCCCCTGGCTGGCGGTGGTGACCAATATTGAGCTGGACCATGTGGACTGCTATCCGACATTAGCGGATGTGCGCCAGGCGTACGCCGCGTTCCTGGCGCGGACGCAAGGGGACGGCGTCTGGCTGATCTGCGCGGAGAGCCGGACGGCCATGGAAGCGGCATTGGAGGCGGAAAAGCAGTGCGCCATGGGCCGGCCGCACATGCTCACGTACGGTTGGGGGGTGGCGGACTGGCGCGCCAAGCTGGCGGGCGGGAGCCCGGCCGGCGGCCAGCGCTTCTGGGCGCACTGGCAGGGACATTCCTTCGGGCCGATTGAACTGCGGGTGCCGGGGAATCATAACGTGCTGAACGCGCTGGCGGCATTTGCTGTCGGAATGCAGGTGGGTCTGGATGAGGGATGCATCCTGGCGGCGCTGGGCAGTTACGCCGGCGTGGGGCGCCGGTTCGAGCTGAAGGGGGAGGCCGGCGGGGTGACCGTCATTGACGATTACGCGCATCATCCCACCGAAATCCACGCCACGTTGAGCGCGGCGCGGGGGCGCTTCCCGGGCCGGCGCATCTGGGCGGTCTTCCAGCCGCACACATATTCGCGCACCAAAGCCCTGCTGGCGGAATTCGCCCAGAGCTTCGGCGATGCAGATAGGGTCATCGTGACCGATATTTATGCGGCGCGCGAGGTGAACGACGGCAGTGTGCATGCCTCGCAGTTGGTCGAGATGATGCGGAGCGACCGGGCGCAGTATATCGGCGCGCTGGCGGATGTGCGGCGCTATCTGGTAGAGCATGTAGCGCCCGGGGATGTGGTCATCACGTTGGGCGCCGGCGACGGATACCGCGTGGGCGAGGAACTGCTGGCCGCGCTGCGCGAGCGCGAGGTGGGGCATGGTCAGGGCTGA
- a CDS encoding D-alanine--D-alanine ligase — MAERRAKLRVGVIFGGRSGEHEISLISARSVIGAMNPGRYEIVPIGITQDGRWVMGESALALLNGGQAERERPAALLADPSRQALLELAPAGERECVLQSLPLDVVFPVLHGPYGEDGTIQGLLELANLPYVGAGVLASAVAMDKAVAKAVFRAHGLPVAPYMVVKRRAWEADPAGVAAEIERVIGYDCFVKPACLGSSVGITKAHHRAELEKALRVAAAYDRKIVVEKAVPAREIEVSVLGNDAPIASVPGEIVPCREFYDYRAKYVEGRSELLIPAPLSDTLAERIRELAVRAYTAIDCAGMARVDFLLDRETNEPYVNEVNTIPGFTSISMYPKLWEASGISYTELIDRLIDLALERHADKNRSLTRYAPELEE; from the coding sequence ATGGCGGAGCGGCGAGCGAAACTGCGCGTGGGCGTGATCTTCGGGGGGCGCTCGGGGGAGCATGAGATCAGCCTGATTTCGGCGCGTTCCGTGATAGGCGCTATGAACCCGGGGCGATATGAGATTGTCCCCATTGGCATCACGCAGGATGGCCGCTGGGTGATGGGGGAGAGCGCGCTGGCCCTGCTGAACGGCGGACAGGCGGAGCGCGAGCGGCCGGCGGCTCTGCTGGCGGATCCCTCCCGCCAGGCCCTGCTGGAGCTGGCGCCGGCGGGAGAGAGGGAGTGCGTCCTGCAGAGCCTGCCGCTGGATGTGGTGTTCCCGGTGCTGCACGGCCCGTACGGCGAGGATGGGACGATCCAGGGACTGCTGGAGCTGGCGAACCTGCCGTACGTGGGCGCCGGCGTGCTGGCCTCGGCGGTGGCGATGGACAAGGCGGTGGCCAAGGCGGTGTTTCGGGCGCACGGTCTTCCTGTCGCGCCGTATATGGTGGTCAAGCGGCGGGCCTGGGAAGCGGATCCGGCCGGCGTGGCGGCGGAGATCGAACGTGTCATCGGCTACGATTGTTTCGTCAAGCCGGCCTGCCTGGGTTCCAGCGTGGGCATCACCAAGGCCCATCATCGGGCGGAGCTGGAAAAAGCCCTGCGGGTGGCGGCGGCCTATGACCGCAAGATTGTCGTGGAGAAGGCAGTGCCGGCCCGCGAGATCGAGGTCTCGGTGCTGGGGAATGATGCCCCTATCGCCTCGGTGCCCGGCGAAATCGTGCCCTGCCGGGAGTTCTACGATTATCGGGCGAAATACGTCGAGGGGCGCTCCGAACTGCTGATTCCGGCGCCGTTGTCGGATACGCTGGCGGAGCGCATCCGCGAGCTGGCTGTTCGGGCGTACACCGCCATTGACTGCGCCGGCATGGCGCGTGTCGATTTCCTGCTGGACCGGGAGACGAACGAGCCGTATGTGAATGAGGTGAACACCATCCCGGGATTCACCTCCATCTCGATGTATCCCAAACTGTGGGAGGCATCGGGCATTTCGTATACAGAGCTGATTGACCGGCTGATTGACCTGGCGCTGGAGCGCCATGCCGATAAGAACCGCTCGCTGACGCGCTATGCGCCCGAGCTGGAGGAGTGA